DNA sequence from the Actinomycetota bacterium genome:
GTGCTGTCGGACGCGGCCGAAGCGGCGCGCGAGGCCGCCGGGCGGGACGCGACCCTTCCCGAGGTGGCGGACGCGGCCCTGGCCGCAGCTCGAGCGTCCCTGGAGCGGACCAGGGACGTCCTTCCCGAGCTCCGGGCGGCCGGCGTGGTGGATGCCGGAGCCAAGGGGATCGTCCTGCTGTTCGACGCGATCGCGTCGACCCTGGGCGGACACGACCTGACCGTGGCGGTCGGCCCACCGGGCCCGGTCGGGCACGTCGAGGACGGCGACCGCCGCGAGCTCTCGTTCCGGCACGAGGTGATGTACCTGCTGGAAGCCGGCGACGACCGCGTCCCCGCGCTCACCGAGCGACTGGGTGGCCTGGGGGATTCCCTGGTGGTGGTGGGGGGCGGCGGGATGTTCAAGGTCCACGTCCACACCAACGAACCGGACCTGGCCGTCGAGGCGGGGCGGGACGCCGGGGCCGTGCGCGACGTGCAGGTGGTCGACCTGGAGGACCAGGTCGCCGAGCGATGTGTGGCCGGACAGGCCCGAGCGGTCCGGGTGGCCGAGCACCAGGCCACGGCGCTCGTGGCCGTGGCCGATGGCGACGGCCTGATCCGGATCTTCCGCTCGCTGGGAGCCGTGGTCGTCCCCGGCGGCCCCGGGCGGAATCCGTCCGTGGGAGACCTGGTCGAGGCGATCCAGGCGGCGCCGTCCACCTCGGTGGTGCTGCTGCCCAACCATCGCAACGTGGTCCCCGCCGCGGAGCGGGCCGCCGCCGCGAGCGGGAAGGACGTCCGCGTCGTGCC
Encoded proteins:
- a CDS encoding DAK2 domain-containing protein, whose protein sequence is VLSDAAEAAREAAGRDATLPEVADAALAAARASLERTRDVLPELRAAGVVDAGAKGIVLLFDAIASTLGGHDLTVAVGPPGPVGHVEDGDRRELSFRHEVMYLLEAGDDRVPALTERLGGLGDSLVVVGGGGMFKVHVHTNEPDLAVEAGRDAGAVRDVQVVDLEDQVAERCVAGQARAVRVAEHQATALVAVADGDGLIRIFRSLGAVVVPGGPGRNPSVGDLVEAIQAAPSTSVVLLPNHRNVVPAAERAAAASGKDVRVVPSRSIPAGLASAAAFNPMASAEENEKDMAEAADAATAIEITRAVRDAETPKGRVQAGDWLGLAEGEVRVAGGEPAELAARLVADLRTEDHEVITLVVGADPSDQEAAAVEEAVRAAAPDLHVETHRGGQPQYAYLIGLE